TCATCGGGATTTTTTCCATGGCACGCAACCCGTGAAAATCTGGCGCCCCGCCGTGGAAAACGACGGGGCGACGGTTTGGACTGGATCAAACAGACCCGAAGCGGGGCGGGATTGCAAGGGGCATTCGCGAGATCAGGGGGGCATGCGCGACCCCGTGCCGGTGCGGTCAGTGCCGGGGCGGGCGGCTCTTGTAGGCGGGCAGCGACCAGCCAAAGGCCAGCGATCCCGCCCGCAGCGCCCAGCAGACCGCCGCGCCCGCGGGCAGGGCCGCATAGCTGCCCGCGCCGGCGGTTGCCACCACCTGCGCGGTGAGCGCACCGGCCAGCGCCGCCGTGGCATAAAGCTCGCCATGTTTCAGCACCAGCGGCACCTCGCCGACCACCACGTCGCGCATCAGGCCGCCCATGCAGCCGGTGGTCACGCCCATCAGCGCGACGATCACCGGCGGCTGGTCCAGCTGCATCGCCACGCCCGCACCGGCGGCCACGGCGATCGACAGCGCGAAACTGTCCAGCCAGAGCAGCCAGCGATAGCGGCTTTCGACCAGGTGCGCGGTGAAGAACACGACGATGGCTGCCGCCGTGGCCAGCAGGATGTAGGAAGGCGCGCCGATCCAGAACACCGGGTCGCGGTTCAGCAGCAGGTCGCGCACCGTGCCGCCACCCACGGCGGTCAGGCAGGCGACAAAGGCAAATCCCACCAGGTCCAGCTGCGCCCGGCTGGCCACCAGCGCGCCGGTCAGTGCAAAGATCAGGACCGCGCCGAAATCGAGCAGCGTCAGCAGGGTCATTTGCGGCCGGTCTTGAACGGGGCCATGCCCGCGCGGGCCAGTTCGTCGGCGCGTTCGTTTTCCGGGTGGCCGGCATGGCCCTTGACCCATTCCCAGGTCACCTGGTGGCGGGCCTGCGCCGCGTCCAGCCGCTGCCACAGCTCGGCATTCTTCACCGGTTTCCTGGCGGCGGTTTTCCAGCCATTGCGTTTCCAGCCGTGGATCCAGCCGGTCACGCCGTTTTTCACATAGGTGCTGTCGGTCA
This is a stretch of genomic DNA from Pukyongiella litopenaei. It encodes these proteins:
- a CDS encoding trimeric intracellular cation channel family protein, producing the protein MTLLTLLDFGAVLIFALTGALVASRAQLDLVGFAFVACLTAVGGGTVRDLLLNRDPVFWIGAPSYILLATAAAIVVFFTAHLVESRYRWLLWLDSFALSIAVAAGAGVAMQLDQPPVIVALMGVTTGCMGGLMRDVVVGEVPLVLKHGELYATAALAGALTAQVVATAGAGSYAALPAGAAVCWALRAGSLAFGWSLPAYKSRPPRH
- the rnhA gene encoding ribonuclease HI; protein product: MAELFAYTDGACSGNPGPGGWGALLLARQDGTVLRERELKGGEAQTTNNRMELLAAINALEALGRPAKITVVTDSTYVKNGVTGWIHGWKRNGWKTAARKPVKNAELWQRLDAAQARHQVTWEWVKGHAGHPENERADELARAGMAPFKTGRK